One genomic segment of Natrononativus amylolyticus includes these proteins:
- a CDS encoding aldehyde ferredoxin oxidoreductase C-terminal domain-containing protein: MLHAEGPLLAVDVGERTAERIEIDELLERTVGGRALATALAHERIPFDADPFGPENRAYLSTGPLQLSQMSFTGRMNMTALSPLSDGLASTNAGGYLSRNFAGAGISVLEVAGASDELLAIHVTDEGVEFEEVPDLEAATVPEVSDYMAENHGLDAEHCLAIGPAGENLVRFASVMTFDSRAFGRGGLGAVLGSKNVKCVTFAGESPPTVEIPNPPEMDVHREAAQSDDRMKRQGTTGGTEFINDNFSLPTRYFEEYEFEHAAGIGGNAVEEKKYKKGACSACAYACKLPTRDEEEGIETEGPEFETVYAFGSLQGVGDIVDVMKSNELCDNFGMDTISAGVTVAAYLKSEAEFGNAELAREITEKIAYREGIGDTLAEGVHRSHEELGVDDYTVKGVEFAAHDGRVLHGQGLSYAVANRGGDHMYAGMLSLEYSGELDPEGTLGKAETLVDQENYAAFRDSGIVCAFGGDYVTDERLADLFDADYEELMAVGARTVERERHFNNQRGFGADDDGLPYELPDLEAAIEEYYAARGWNDDGTVPDGAIESPAPAAD; this comes from the coding sequence ATGCTCCACGCCGAAGGCCCCCTGCTCGCCGTCGACGTCGGCGAGCGGACGGCAGAGAGAATCGAGATCGACGAGCTGCTCGAGCGCACCGTCGGCGGTCGCGCGCTCGCGACCGCGCTGGCCCACGAACGCATCCCCTTCGACGCCGATCCGTTCGGCCCCGAGAACCGGGCGTACCTCTCGACCGGCCCGCTGCAGCTCTCCCAGATGTCCTTCACCGGCCGGATGAACATGACCGCCCTCTCGCCCCTTTCCGATGGGTTGGCCTCGACGAACGCCGGTGGCTACCTCTCTCGGAACTTCGCCGGGGCCGGGATCAGCGTCCTCGAGGTCGCCGGCGCGAGCGACGAGTTGCTCGCGATCCACGTCACCGACGAGGGCGTGGAGTTCGAGGAGGTACCGGACCTCGAGGCGGCCACGGTTCCCGAGGTCTCCGACTACATGGCCGAGAACCACGGCCTCGACGCCGAACACTGCCTCGCCATCGGCCCCGCCGGCGAGAACCTCGTGCGCTTCGCCAGCGTGATGACCTTCGATTCGCGGGCGTTCGGCCGCGGCGGCCTCGGCGCCGTGCTCGGATCGAAGAACGTCAAGTGCGTCACGTTCGCCGGGGAGTCGCCGCCGACCGTCGAGATTCCGAATCCGCCGGAGATGGACGTCCACCGCGAGGCCGCCCAGTCCGACGACCGGATGAAACGCCAGGGAACCACCGGGGGCACGGAGTTCATCAACGACAACTTCTCCCTCCCGACGAGGTACTTCGAGGAGTACGAGTTCGAGCACGCCGCCGGCATCGGCGGCAACGCCGTCGAGGAGAAGAAGTACAAGAAGGGCGCCTGCTCGGCCTGCGCCTACGCCTGCAAGCTCCCCACGCGCGACGAGGAGGAGGGGATCGAAACCGAGGGGCCGGAGTTCGAGACCGTGTACGCCTTCGGCTCCCTGCAGGGCGTCGGCGACATCGTCGACGTGATGAAGTCGAACGAGCTGTGCGACAACTTCGGGATGGACACCATCTCCGCGGGCGTCACCGTAGCTGCCTACCTCAAGAGCGAAGCGGAGTTCGGCAACGCCGAACTGGCCCGGGAGATCACCGAGAAGATCGCGTACCGCGAAGGGATCGGCGACACGCTCGCCGAGGGGGTCCACCGCAGCCACGAGGAGTTGGGGGTCGACGACTACACCGTCAAGGGCGTCGAGTTCGCCGCCCACGACGGCCGCGTGCTCCACGGCCAGGGACTCTCCTACGCCGTCGCGAACCGCGGCGGCGACCACATGTACGCGGGAATGCTGAGCCTCGAGTACAGCGGCGAACTCGACCCCGAGGGCACCCTCGGCAAGGCCGAGACGCTGGTCGACCAGGAGAACTACGCGGCGTTCCGCGACTCGGGCATCGTCTGTGCCTTCGGCGGCGACTACGTCACCGACGAGCGTCTCGCCGACCTGTTCGACGCCGACTACGAGGAGCTGATGGCCGTCGGCGCCCGCACCGTCGAGCGCGAGCGCCACTTCAACAACCAGCGCGGGTTCGGTGCCGACGACGACGGCCTGCCGTACGAACTGCCGGACCTCGAGGCTGCGATCGAGGAGTACTACGCCGCCCGCGGCTGGAACGACGACGGGACGGTTCCCGACGGCGCGATCGAGTCGCCGGCGCCCGCTGCGGACTGA
- a CDS encoding AMP-binding protein has translation MEQELTDEVVHEPSEAFVESTNVHAFMQAYGIDDYDDLIERTTTDRGDGESGVDWFWDELVDYLDIEFYEPYETVRDDADGPQFTDWYPGGELNVAHNVLDRHADLENATRNRVATIWEGEDGEVRETTYHELHRDANRVANALEERGIETGDTVGLYMPMVPEVVSILYGCFKVGAIAVPIFSGFGVDAVATRIEDSEPSVLFTGDGFLRRGSPIYLKELADEAIEQAGRVEHAIVFDRLGSRDEAAGGAGEIPWNDDRDEWWADAVGEQSADYETKSLPSSQESMLLYSSGTTGTPKGIVHTHAGVQTQCAKELYFGFDLKPADRFFWVSDIGWMMGPWTLIGVHTFGGTVFMYEGAPDYPNPDRFWAMIDRHKLTQFGISPTAIRALRKYGDEPLEGHDLSSLRILGSTGEPWDPESWRWFYERVGGGRAPIINISGGTEICGCFLMPMPTQPLKPCTLGGPGLGMDIDIVDSSGESVADEGERGFLVARDSCPSMTKSLWSGDERYIEEYWSTFEDPPLWDHGDWAQKDADGFWFLHGRADDALNVAGRKVGPAEVEGALIDHPAVNQAAAVGAPDETTGTAVVAYAILEAGADESEDLRAELREQVGEELGKPFRPREILFVDEFPKTQSGKIIRRAVQAAYTGEDLGDLSSLENPDALEALEDAR, from the coding sequence ATGGAACAGGAACTCACCGACGAGGTGGTCCACGAGCCGTCCGAGGCGTTCGTCGAGTCGACGAACGTCCACGCGTTCATGCAGGCGTACGGGATCGACGACTACGACGACCTCATCGAGCGGACCACGACCGACCGCGGCGACGGCGAGTCGGGCGTCGACTGGTTCTGGGACGAGCTCGTCGATTACCTCGATATCGAGTTCTACGAGCCTTACGAAACCGTTAGAGATGACGCGGACGGCCCGCAGTTCACCGACTGGTACCCCGGCGGGGAGCTCAACGTCGCCCACAACGTCCTCGACCGCCACGCCGACCTCGAGAACGCGACCAGAAACCGGGTCGCGACCATCTGGGAGGGCGAGGACGGCGAGGTGCGGGAGACCACCTACCACGAGCTCCACCGCGACGCGAACCGGGTGGCGAACGCCCTCGAGGAGCGGGGGATCGAAACCGGCGACACCGTCGGGCTCTACATGCCGATGGTTCCCGAGGTCGTCTCGATCCTCTACGGCTGTTTCAAGGTCGGCGCGATCGCGGTGCCGATCTTCTCGGGCTTCGGCGTCGACGCGGTGGCGACCCGAATCGAAGACAGCGAGCCCTCGGTGCTCTTTACGGGCGACGGCTTCCTCCGGCGGGGGAGTCCGATCTACCTGAAGGAGTTGGCCGACGAGGCGATCGAACAGGCCGGACGCGTCGAGCACGCGATCGTCTTCGATCGGCTCGGCTCGCGGGACGAAGCGGCCGGCGGTGCGGGAGAGATCCCCTGGAACGACGATCGCGACGAGTGGTGGGCCGACGCCGTCGGCGAGCAATCAGCCGACTACGAGACCAAATCGCTGCCCTCGAGCCAGGAGTCGATGCTCCTCTACTCGTCGGGGACGACGGGGACGCCGAAGGGGATCGTCCACACCCACGCGGGCGTCCAGACGCAGTGCGCCAAGGAGCTCTACTTCGGCTTCGACCTCAAACCCGCCGACCGCTTCTTCTGGGTGAGCGACATCGGCTGGATGATGGGGCCGTGGACCCTGATCGGCGTCCACACCTTCGGGGGCACCGTCTTCATGTACGAAGGCGCACCCGACTACCCGAACCCCGACCGCTTCTGGGCGATGATCGACCGCCACAAGCTCACCCAGTTCGGCATCTCGCCGACCGCCATCCGCGCGCTCCGCAAGTACGGCGACGAGCCGCTCGAGGGCCACGACCTCTCCTCGCTTCGGATTCTGGGCTCGACCGGCGAGCCCTGGGACCCAGAATCCTGGCGCTGGTTTTACGAGCGCGTCGGCGGCGGCCGGGCGCCGATCATCAACATCTCCGGCGGCACGGAGATCTGCGGCTGCTTCCTGATGCCGATGCCGACCCAGCCGCTGAAACCCTGTACGCTCGGTGGGCCGGGGCTCGGGATGGACATCGACATCGTCGACTCGTCGGGCGAGTCCGTCGCCGACGAGGGCGAACGGGGCTTCCTCGTCGCCAGGGACTCCTGTCCCTCGATGACGAAGAGCCTCTGGTCGGGCGACGAGCGCTACATAGAGGAGTACTGGTCGACCTTCGAGGACCCGCCGCTGTGGGACCACGGCGACTGGGCCCAGAAGGACGCCGACGGATTCTGGTTCCTCCACGGGCGAGCCGACGACGCACTCAACGTGGCGGGCCGAAAAGTGGGACCGGCGGAGGTCGAGGGCGCCCTGATCGACCACCCTGCGGTGAACCAGGCCGCCGCCGTCGGCGCGCCCGACGAGACCACGGGCACCGCCGTCGTGGCCTACGCCATCCTCGAGGCCGGCGCCGACGAGAGCGAAGACCTCCGTGCGGAACTCCGCGAGCAGGTCGGCGAGGAGCTCGGAAAGCCGTTCCGCCCGCGTGAGATCCTGTTCGTCGACGAGTTCCCCAAAACGCAGTCGGGTAAGATCATTCGACGGGCGGTCCAGGCTGCCTACACCGGCGAGGACTTAGGCGACCTCTCGAGTCTCGAGAACCCGGACGCGCTCGAGGCCCTCGAGGACGCCCGATAG
- a CDS encoding GNAT family N-acetyltransferase, with product MYVRDAKNREEVWLLDQIEAMGLDDTAFRSRDYVLAIDEDSGAKAGFGRIRVHKPSDGEDVCELTSIGVLEEWRGQGVGAHVIERLLEYAGDEGFERVYSLTGESAYLAQFGFRRIDVDDLPPVLRTRLEDKRERTDPEAVPLSIGIDEFRMPDRLRSAFKRASERADETSDDVESPEDFGIDPDRATYKYDTGR from the coding sequence ATGTACGTACGGGACGCGAAAAACCGGGAGGAGGTCTGGCTTCTCGATCAGATCGAGGCGATGGGGCTCGACGACACGGCGTTCCGATCTCGCGACTACGTCCTCGCCATCGACGAGGACTCGGGTGCGAAAGCCGGCTTCGGCCGGATTCGCGTCCACAAGCCCTCCGACGGCGAGGACGTCTGCGAGCTAACCAGCATCGGCGTTCTCGAGGAGTGGCGCGGCCAGGGCGTCGGCGCGCACGTGATCGAACGGCTCCTCGAGTACGCGGGCGACGAGGGGTTCGAGCGCGTCTACTCGCTGACGGGCGAGTCGGCGTACCTCGCGCAGTTCGGCTTCCGGCGCATCGACGTCGACGACCTGCCGCCGGTGTTACGGACGCGACTCGAGGACAAGCGCGAGCGGACCGATCCGGAGGCGGTTCCGCTCTCGATCGGTATCGACGAGTTCCGGATGCCCGACCGGCTGCGGTCGGCGTTCAAGCGCGCGAGCGAGCGCGCCGACGAGACGAGCGACGACGTCGAGTCGCCCGAGGACTTCGGGATCGATCCGGACCGGGCGACCTACAAGTACGACACCGGGCGGTAA
- the dnaJ gene encoding molecular chaperone DnaJ codes for MSEDFYDVLGVSPDASAEDIKQAYRKKATEYHPDVSDDPDAEEKFKKIQKAKQVLTDEEKRQAYDRMGHDRFEQAEKHGFDAGAGGDPFGGMGGGGMGGGLGDIFEQVFGGGMGGRGRSRPRKGRDLRTGLEIDLEEAFSGAKKQFTVERPEACDTCDGEGHPPDADARSCPECQGRGQVTQVQQTPLGRVQQTTTCPRCEGAGTLYSETCSDCRGEGYTREEATLTVDVPAGIRDGQTLRMEREGAPSPDGGPRGDLLIDVSIRAHPEFDRDGDDLRYRLPISFPQATFGDTVEVPTLEGAVEFEVPRATQSGETFRLEGKGMPRLQRRGHGDLYVQVQIVTPENLNEEQREALEAFAEAGGEEIDVKEGFFEKIKRTF; via the coding sequence ATGAGCGAGGACTTCTACGACGTACTCGGCGTGAGTCCCGACGCCTCCGCCGAGGATATCAAACAGGCGTACCGGAAGAAGGCCACCGAATACCATCCGGACGTCAGCGACGACCCGGACGCCGAGGAGAAGTTCAAGAAGATACAGAAGGCCAAACAGGTACTCACCGACGAGGAGAAGCGACAGGCGTACGACCGGATGGGACACGACCGGTTCGAGCAGGCCGAAAAGCACGGCTTCGACGCCGGCGCCGGCGGCGACCCGTTCGGCGGGATGGGCGGTGGCGGCATGGGCGGCGGCCTCGGCGACATCTTCGAGCAGGTGTTCGGCGGCGGAATGGGCGGTCGCGGCCGGAGCCGCCCCCGAAAGGGGCGAGATCTCCGGACCGGCCTCGAGATCGACCTCGAGGAGGCGTTCTCCGGCGCGAAAAAGCAGTTCACCGTCGAACGCCCCGAGGCGTGTGACACCTGCGACGGCGAGGGGCACCCGCCCGACGCCGACGCCCGGTCGTGTCCGGAGTGCCAGGGTCGCGGTCAGGTGACCCAGGTCCAGCAGACGCCCCTCGGCCGGGTCCAGCAGACGACGACCTGCCCGCGGTGTGAGGGCGCGGGAACGCTCTACTCCGAAACCTGCAGCGACTGTCGCGGCGAGGGGTACACCCGCGAGGAGGCGACGCTCACCGTCGACGTCCCCGCGGGGATCCGCGACGGCCAGACGCTCCGGATGGAACGCGAGGGGGCGCCGAGCCCGGACGGCGGCCCGCGCGGCGACCTGCTGATCGACGTCTCGATCCGCGCCCACCCCGAGTTCGACCGCGACGGCGACGACCTCCGGTACCGGCTACCGATCTCGTTTCCCCAGGCGACCTTCGGCGACACGGTCGAGGTGCCGACCCTCGAGGGCGCCGTCGAGTTCGAGGTTCCGCGAGCGACCCAGAGCGGCGAGACGTTCCGGCTGGAGGGTAAGGGAATGCCCCGCCTCCAGCGCCGGGGCCACGGCGACCTCTACGTCCAGGTGCAGATCGTCACCCCCGAGAACCTGAACGAGGAGCAGCGCGAGGCCCTCGAGGCGTTCGCCGAGGCCGGCGGCGAGGAGATCGACGTCAAGGAAGGGTTCTTCGAAAAGATCAAGCGGACGTTCTGA
- a CDS encoding metallophosphoesterase, with the protein MSTDSGDRVYYVISDLHIGGDEQLEEVDFLEELLAFLDRLEETDENAELIINGDAFGLWEFTTVEGIEKFDVLEETYPELFEAFRRTGENVPITLLPGNHDHELAAYDEYVERFAAYNVDLVQEQSITRPVGDQAIHFEHGHQQDPNNRIEDWGNPHATPLGYYYNTLVTSRAGQLSDRGRYNWLKDVQAVTPTERMPVWLLSKYFYREMNPLLRYSMVPFLLLFNISAILAVFAGLDLVGVWSAPVDRTTAFLGQFGTAGTAAWFFLAINVAVAGLLLLVGIPLYFIRRDVRKTVDRFGVFETDLTVDAEAPYVEAASEVLSAEPETTIFCYGHTHRPTIREVDGGLLVNTGTWLKRLHRRDGITGILPPVFYPSYQLAAVRIAPEREGVAVEFERFTKPSPASEELTRTERFFTVGREPEPELPDRHVIETNAKTEAAVSVPEPTD; encoded by the coding sequence ATGAGCACCGACTCCGGCGATCGGGTCTACTACGTGATCAGCGACCTCCACATCGGCGGCGACGAACAGCTCGAGGAGGTCGACTTTCTCGAGGAGCTGCTCGCGTTCCTCGACCGGCTGGAAGAGACCGACGAAAACGCCGAGTTGATTATCAACGGCGACGCCTTCGGGCTCTGGGAGTTCACGACCGTCGAGGGAATCGAGAAGTTCGACGTGCTCGAGGAGACGTACCCGGAGCTGTTCGAGGCGTTCCGACGAACCGGCGAGAACGTCCCGATCACGCTGTTGCCGGGCAACCACGACCACGAACTCGCCGCCTACGACGAGTACGTCGAGCGCTTCGCGGCGTACAACGTCGATCTGGTCCAGGAGCAGTCGATCACGAGACCCGTCGGCGACCAGGCGATCCACTTCGAACACGGCCACCAGCAGGACCCGAACAACCGGATCGAAGACTGGGGGAACCCCCACGCGACGCCGCTCGGCTACTACTACAACACCCTCGTCACCAGCCGGGCGGGCCAGCTTTCGGATCGGGGGCGGTACAACTGGCTGAAGGACGTCCAGGCGGTGACGCCGACCGAACGGATGCCGGTCTGGCTGCTCTCGAAGTACTTCTACCGGGAGATGAACCCCCTCCTTCGGTACTCGATGGTTCCGTTCCTGTTGCTGTTCAACATCAGCGCCATCCTCGCCGTGTTCGCGGGGCTGGATCTCGTCGGCGTCTGGTCGGCCCCGGTCGACCGGACGACGGCGTTTCTCGGGCAGTTCGGAACGGCCGGAACCGCGGCCTGGTTCTTCCTCGCGATCAACGTGGCCGTCGCCGGCCTGCTGTTGCTCGTCGGTATCCCGCTGTACTTCATCCGGCGGGACGTCAGAAAGACCGTCGACCGCTTCGGCGTGTTCGAAACGGATCTCACCGTCGACGCGGAAGCGCCGTACGTAGAGGCCGCCAGCGAGGTGCTCTCCGCGGAGCCCGAGACGACGATCTTCTGTTACGGACACACGCACAGACCGACCATCCGGGAGGTCGACGGCGGGCTCCTCGTGAACACCGGGACGTGGCTCAAGCGCCTCCACCGGCGGGACGGCATCACCGGCATTCTGCCGCCGGTCTTCTACCCCTCCTACCAGCTCGCCGCCGTCCGCATCGCGCCCGAACGGGAGGGCGTCGCCGTGGAGTTCGAGCGGTTCACGAAGCCGAGCCCCGCCTCCGAGGAACTCACGCGCACCGAGCGGTTCTTCACCGTCGGCCGGGAGCCCGAGCCCGAACTCCCGGACCGACACGTCATCGAGACGAACGCGAAGACCGAGGCGGCGGTCTCCGTTCCGGAGCCCACCGACTAA
- a CDS encoding sugar-transfer associated ATP-grasp domain-containing protein: MDIAGAYLTATQWQKLVREERASGPTFDRPLRRRLWLYRRGFLSKSDVVYELESNDHREYLSDYARYIGTKRINGTWAYQLDNKLAFHQLLGEFPAHRPAVHGLIQNGRVHEFDVGGTGSRAGTGKVASDGGVQFAESTASGARGTRHVVDWLDDHLRDGDVETVVLKWFSGGGGQNVHICSYDEDAGSYVLDGRHVDRPAFAATVTDLEEYMICEFVEQAPYAAAVYPETTNTIRALTMFDERADEAFVPIAVHRFGSSSSRPVDNFSDGGFSVEIDRETGELGRAAGYPDDGTVSWHERHPETKTQIEGTAVPGWPAIRNRLCELATTFSHLPYVGWDLVVTDEGEFEIIEANSYPGMVSLQVHRPLLADDRVRRFYRRHGVL, from the coding sequence ATGGATATCGCAGGCGCCTACCTGACGGCGACGCAGTGGCAGAAACTCGTCCGCGAGGAGCGAGCGTCCGGGCCGACGTTCGACCGACCCCTGCGACGCCGGCTGTGGCTGTACCGCCGCGGCTTTCTCAGCAAGTCCGACGTCGTCTACGAGCTCGAGTCCAACGACCACCGCGAGTACCTGAGCGACTACGCCCGCTACATCGGAACCAAGCGCATCAACGGCACGTGGGCGTACCAGCTCGACAACAAGCTCGCCTTCCACCAGCTCCTCGGCGAGTTTCCGGCCCACCGACCGGCCGTCCACGGGCTGATCCAGAACGGCCGCGTCCACGAGTTCGACGTCGGCGGGACGGGCTCGCGGGCGGGCACCGGCAAGGTCGCGAGCGACGGCGGCGTCCAGTTCGCCGAGTCGACGGCGAGCGGCGCCCGCGGAACCAGACACGTCGTCGACTGGCTCGACGACCACCTCAGAGACGGCGACGTCGAGACGGTGGTGCTGAAGTGGTTCAGCGGCGGCGGCGGACAGAACGTCCACATCTGCTCGTACGACGAGGACGCGGGTTCGTACGTCCTCGACGGACGCCACGTCGACCGGCCGGCGTTCGCGGCGACGGTGACGGACCTCGAGGAGTACATGATCTGTGAGTTCGTCGAGCAGGCGCCCTACGCCGCGGCAGTCTACCCCGAGACGACGAACACGATTCGGGCGCTGACGATGTTCGACGAGCGCGCCGACGAGGCGTTCGTCCCGATCGCCGTCCACCGCTTCGGCTCGAGCTCCTCGCGCCCGGTCGACAACTTCTCCGACGGCGGCTTCAGCGTCGAGATCGACCGCGAGACGGGCGAACTGGGACGCGCGGCGGGCTACCCGGACGACGGGACGGTCAGCTGGCACGAGCGCCACCCGGAGACGAAAACGCAGATCGAGGGGACGGCGGTGCCCGGCTGGCCCGCGATCCGCAACCGGCTGTGCGAACTCGCCACGACGTTCTCGCACCTGCCGTACGTCGGCTGGGACCTCGTCGTCACCGACGAGGGCGAGTTCGAGATCATCGAGGCGAACAGCTACCCCGGGATGGTCTCTCTGCAGGTCCACCGGCCGCTGCTGGCCGACGACCGCGTCCGCCGGTTCTACCGGCGTCACGGCGTGCTCTGA
- a CDS encoding ubiquitin-like small modifier protein 1 — MQLECVFFGPFREDLGEKTVRVDTDAETVGGLLEDLEADYPALEGRLVDGDDLAGKTVVTKNKTDVRHLDGLETVLEEGDVFRLVPSVYGG, encoded by the coding sequence GTGCAACTCGAGTGCGTCTTTTTCGGTCCGTTTCGCGAGGACCTCGGCGAGAAGACCGTCCGCGTCGACACCGACGCCGAGACGGTCGGCGGCCTCCTCGAGGACCTCGAAGCCGACTACCCCGCCCTCGAGGGCCGTCTCGTCGACGGCGACGACCTCGCGGGGAAGACGGTCGTGACGAAGAACAAAACCGACGTGCGCCACCTCGACGGGCTCGAGACGGTGCTCGAGGAGGGCGACGTGTTTCGGCTCGTTCCGTCGGTGTACGGCGGCTGA
- a CDS encoding MATE family efflux transporter, translating to MSRGSDRSVDLIDGGLVWPLIVLSVPIVLTNMLLVGYNLADTFWVGRLGQEGVSALSYAWAIVFLVISFAIGFNVAGTVLIAQNKGAGNLDRVSGVAGGTITFVLLLSGLLGAIGYALSPWLLQLVGAEPGTLEYTYALQYVRVEFLGMPFIFAFFIFQSLLQGWGDTRTPLYLMAGSVALNVVIDPFFILGFQDNVVFAWFGLEALEATLYEATGFDGLAVMGAAVATIISRTLVAVVGLWLLLSGRVGIHLSPSDLLLERETVKKIVTIGAPASVEVSTSAASVTILTALVALAGAEAVAAYGIGSRITSVVVLPALGLARGVETVVGQNLGAEQVERAKRGVYAGVVLITGALLLFTVAVYVSAYLLVDVFVAGSGAETVVDIGGEYLRIVSLSYVFLGVFYVVQGGFRGSGSTRVAMAFAIVGFIVFRAVFAYTLAVPMDLGATGVWYGEAIANVCMVVLAGLYFLRGTWTEGVVERREKSTTSGSETGGSRRVSDAGSRDR from the coding sequence ATGAGCAGGGGGAGCGACCGCTCGGTCGACCTCATCGACGGCGGCCTGGTGTGGCCGCTGATCGTCCTCTCGGTGCCGATCGTGCTGACGAATATGTTGCTCGTCGGCTACAACCTCGCGGACACCTTCTGGGTCGGACGCCTCGGCCAGGAGGGCGTCTCCGCGCTCTCGTACGCGTGGGCGATCGTCTTCCTCGTCATCAGCTTCGCGATCGGGTTCAACGTCGCCGGAACGGTGCTGATCGCCCAGAACAAGGGTGCAGGGAACCTCGACCGGGTCAGCGGCGTCGCCGGGGGGACGATCACGTTCGTCCTCCTGCTCTCCGGGCTGTTGGGCGCGATCGGCTACGCGCTCTCGCCGTGGCTGCTCCAACTCGTCGGTGCGGAGCCCGGCACCCTCGAGTACACCTACGCCCTCCAGTACGTTCGCGTGGAGTTCCTCGGGATGCCCTTCATCTTCGCCTTCTTCATCTTCCAGTCGCTGCTTCAGGGGTGGGGCGATACTCGAACCCCGCTCTACCTCATGGCGGGAAGCGTCGCCCTCAACGTCGTCATCGACCCGTTCTTCATCCTCGGCTTTCAGGACAATGTCGTCTTCGCCTGGTTCGGCCTCGAGGCCCTCGAGGCGACCCTCTACGAGGCGACCGGCTTCGACGGGCTGGCGGTGATGGGCGCGGCGGTCGCGACAATCATCTCGCGAACGCTCGTCGCAGTGGTCGGACTCTGGCTGTTGCTCTCGGGTCGCGTCGGCATCCACCTCTCGCCGTCGGACCTGTTGCTCGAGCGAGAGACGGTCAAGAAGATCGTCACCATCGGCGCGCCCGCGAGCGTCGAGGTGAGCACCAGCGCGGCGAGCGTGACGATCCTGACCGCGCTCGTCGCGCTCGCCGGGGCCGAGGCCGTCGCGGCGTACGGGATCGGCTCCCGGATCACGTCGGTGGTCGTCCTCCCCGCGCTGGGGCTGGCCCGCGGCGTCGAAACCGTCGTCGGCCAGAACCTCGGCGCCGAACAGGTCGAGCGAGCCAAGCGCGGCGTCTACGCCGGTGTCGTCCTCATCACGGGTGCCCTGCTCCTGTTTACCGTCGCGGTGTACGTCTCCGCGTACCTGCTGGTCGACGTCTTCGTCGCCGGTTCGGGCGCCGAAACGGTGGTCGACATCGGCGGCGAGTACCTCCGGATCGTGAGTCTCTCGTACGTCTTCCTCGGGGTCTTCTACGTCGTTCAGGGCGGGTTCCGCGGCAGCGGCAGCACGCGCGTCGCGATGGCGTTCGCCATCGTCGGCTTCATCGTCTTCCGGGCGGTGTTCGCCTACACGCTGGCGGTTCCGATGGACCTCGGCGCGACCGGGGTCTGGTACGGCGAGGCGATCGCCAACGTCTGCATGGTCGTCCTCGCCGGCCTCTACTTCCTCCGGGGGACGTGGACGGAGGGCGTCGTCGAACGGCGCGAGAAATCGACCACGAGCGGGAGCGAAACGGGCGGCTCGAGACGCGTCTCCGACGCCGGCTCTCGAGACCGGTGA